Genomic segment of Bacteroidota bacterium:
GCTCAGATCAACTATATCAATCATCCTGTTATCTGCACCAGCATAATTATATACAATAACATAAGTACTTGCCGGATTAGGATATACATCTATACTCCTGTCTTTTGTATCTTCTGTTATCAGGCGGGTATCATATTGCTGAGTTGGTGAAGGAACATAAGTAAACTCAAGAATGCTACCCGGATTATTCGGGGTGGTAGTAACGTTTCCGGTGGGTCCGGATGTAGAACCACTTGAATCGCATGCAACATATATTTTTAAACCATCCGGCGATACCACAACATCCCTGAATCTTCCGAGTCCACGGAAATAATGAATGGTGTCAGATAAAATACTTTGTCCGTCATTGCTGAGTTTATACCTGGAAACCGTTCCCTTCTTGAGATTTGCGATCAATAACGAATTTTGCCATCCTGGTATAGTGCTGTTTCCATAAAAATCACTTCCTGAAGGACCCACTGATGGCCAAAGCATATTATCTCCGCTTGATGGTGGATTAGTCACCGGGAACAATGAACGTAAAGGTTCTTTTGCATTTAAAGCATTACAATTTGCCTGCTCATTAACAATTGTAAAGCCACCAGTTGTTCTTCCGTTATAGTTACCATCACACCAGCCGATCACATTTGGCCATCCGAAATTGCGTCCATTCTCAATAATATTTATCTCATCATCACTGTAAGGGCCATGTTCATCACTGTATAAAATATTTGTTCCATTCACATTACCCCATACAAGTCCCTGTGGGTTACGATGACCAAATGAATAAACTGCATTACCAAAAGGATTGTTAGTAGGTATCCATGAGCCTCCGCCATCGGGTTCAGTATTTAACCTCAATATTTTTCCTTCGTAAATATTTACATTCTGTGCATTGTTCACTCTGCTGATATTATCATACTGACCGGCTCCCATATCTCCAACTGAATAATACAATTTCACATCAGGTCCGATTGCTATACGTGCCGAATTATGATCATTACTTCCGGGAATATTTTCAAGAATGGTTACCGGGGATTGAAGTTGTTGCGTAAGGGTGTTATAAGTATACCTTGCAATTCTTGTTTTCCGCATCGTACTGCTGGTAGATTCGTAGGTGTATGATATGTATACATAAGGTTTACCGAGTAAGAATTCCGGGTGCAATGCAAGTCCCATCAATCCATCCTGTCCTCCCGCAAGAACCATCAATGGTCCGAGTGTCAATACAGTTGTTTTCAATCCTGATATAGGATCTACAAAACTTACTTTGCCTGCAAAACGTTCGGTGTACCATAAATTACCATCAGGTCCATAAACCAGGTCATGCGGCATTCGCTGATTAGCGATAACAGTACGCATGGTAAAGTTTTCTGTTCCTGTAGTATTCAAAAGTGTGGTAACCGATAATCCAATACTTGGTAAACTTGAATTGGCTGCAGCATCCTTTGCGATCACTGTCATTGAATAAACCGATCCAGCATTAAGTCCTGTTACGTCAAAATAAGTATTTGTAACTGATGGGCCATTTATCTTAACACCATTCCGGTAAACATCATACCCTGTCACACCAACATTATCCGACGAGGCATCCCATTTTAATCTGAATGAATTTTGAGTAACAATAATGGCACCCAGGTCAAGAGGAATAGTTGGTGGCTGAATATCACCGGCAAGTGTAGTTACATTTAAAGTGCTGCTATTTGCAGATTGGTTCCCTGCTGCATCTTTCGCTTTTACATAATAACTGTAAGCAGTGTTGGTAATCAGTCCGGTTACATTATAAGAAGTAGTTGTAATATTTGAGGGATTTATCTTCACTCCGTTCTGGTACACATCATAACCAGTTACGCCAGCATTATCAGTTGATGCAGTCCAGGCAAGTGTGAAAGAACTCGTGGTGATATTGGATGAAGAAAGATTAGTTGGTGAAGTTGGTGCTTGTGTATCGGGCAACTGTGTCATAAGACTAGTGCCGGGCACAACTTCGCTGGGTGCACTTGTTGGCTGACCGGGCTTTGCCCAACCCACAGCCAAATTATCATTCCCTGTACTTTCCTTCATCAGTGCTTCTACATAATAAACTTGTCCGGCAGTAAGAGTAATAGCTGCCGATTTTTGTGAAGGATATTTAGTCCATTGCCTGGAATTAGTTCCGCTTGTGTTAAAAGCAATTTTTATTTTATTAGCGGGGTTGCTGCCAGTACTCAGCCAAAGTTCGCCGCTCTCATCACTTGCTATCCAGAAAATATAATTTCCTGTAGCAGGCGGGCAGATGTATCCATTCATTCTTATACCAATATTGTTACCCAAGTTTGTTGCCATCTCAAATAAGGTTCGTGTGCCTGTAGTAGATGGGTTGTTTGGATAAGCAGGAATGGATGTAAGATTGGATACAGCAGAGCCGGAAATGCTATTCCATCGTTGGAAATTGATAGCCCCGGTGCCGGAGCATGTCTGAGAGCTGATAGTTTGAACACTGATAAATACAAAAATGAAAACGGGTAGTAAATTTTTAATCATAACTATTAGGTTTTAAAGGTGGAACTTGTATCCAAATCTATAAATAATCCTAACAGCTTAAAAATTAATTGACTGAGATTAAACTGTAAATAAAAAACCCTCTTTATATAAAGAGGGTTCTAATGTCTTTGATTGATATGTTATTTTGAAATAACGATCTTACGTATATAGCTTTCTTCTGCAGTTACCATTTTAATGAGGTAGACACCCGGTTGACAATTATCAAACTCTGAGAGATTGATCGTATTGTTTCCGGCATACAGTATAATTTTTTTACGGCTGATCAATTTACTGTTCATATCAGTGATTGAATATTCAGCTTCTCCACCTTTAAAAGTGATCAACGAAGCCCACACTTGTTCTGATGATGGGTTCGGGAAGATCAGTAATCCTGGTTTTACATCATTGTTAAGGCGCATTGCCACAATATTACTGTACACCACTTTTCCATCTCTACCTGTTACACGAAGACGGTAGTAAATGATTGGTGAACGAACACTGCTTACATCATGATTGAAAGAATAAGCAGCATTCCCGGATTGATCAAAAGGATTTACGGATCCCAGAGACATAAAATTATTGCTCTCCAGGCTATACTCAAGTTCAAATGAATTGATTTGTTCGTTCTGTAAAACCTCCCAGTTTAACACTGCGTTTTTCTTGTTTAAAACGCCGCTAAATTCAGTCAGGTTTTTATCCAATACCATACAAAAACTGTCAAGTGCTATGCTTACCGTATCATAACCAAATACAGGGCATTGGGTATGGAGACGTTGTGCTACTATATAAGTACCTGTTGAATCTACAGTGATAGAAGGCCCTGTTGTAGTTCCAATAATATGACCATTCGATGTAGACCAGTTATAGGTTGATGTTGATAAGGGATTAAGTACTGTAATATCAGTGACCCCCATTTGTCCACAGAAGATAGGCATCTCGGCAACGATCTGTGGCATCGGAATATCAAACATTCTAAAAGGAGCAACAAAGTCTTTTAGCTCAGCAGTAAATGATGTGGAAGCTCTTGTTTTTACAAGTACTCTGCGGAAAGGCGTACCACATCCATTTGTACTTATATATGCAGGGTCAAGACCCAATTTTGTAAGGTTAACAGAGAACTCCATAAACTGACGTGTAATGTATGTTGTATTCAGACTATTATCCGTTCTTACCAGGGAGAATGGGCCAGTCCACGAAGTTGCACCACATTGCAAACCTGTATAATAAGCACCTGCAGTTTTAGGTAAAATACTGGCATAACCATAGGTTGCACTTGCAGAAGCACCATCAAATAAACCTCCCCAGTTAAAATACATGGGTGTCATTGCTAAAGCGGTTTTGTTAATCCATATCCGGGCTTCAACCAATGTTAACGATGAACTGCTGTACTCTGCAGTGAAAATAATATCACCGGGTCGCTGCACACTTCCGTCTGGATTAAAGGTCCAGGAAGTATGTCCTGCATCCGGTCCGTAGTTCCGAAAAGTAAGTGCAGGTCGATCGTAGTAAAAATCTGTTTGATATAATTCAAAATCAAAATAACGGTTACCTGTTGTGTTCTCAATTGATATGCCACCAAACATCCATAATGAGTCCGTAATATTTGGACCTGCTCTTCTTGCATGCACAAACACATCAAGAATATCATTTTTATCAGGAATACCCTGGGAAACAGGGGTAGTCCAGTTAACAGGACTGTCGCCATTCTTATTACTACCAGAAGCATACACAGTTGAATCATCACCATGAAAGTCTCTGGTAAATATTCCATCAAGCAACAGACGATTATTTACTATTGAATAAGGAGCTTGCCTCATTAGTCTTGAGAACGATAACATTCTTGAGGCGGGATTAGTACTATAGCGAGCAACTAATGCTGCCGCTCCATTGGTGTCAATAATGAATTGCCCTGTTCCGGCTGTTCCATTATTATACCAGTCATCACCAACGCTGGTTACAGCCCCATTGAAGTAATTGGCTCTTAGCTCTGCTTCAATACCAAAGTTTGCCCTTGTTACCGGTCCTGTAATTTGGGCTATTGAAACTGACGTGATAAATAAGGTGACTGATGCATAAAGTAAAAGTCTTTTCATAGGGGTAAATTTTACTCACAAATACTAATTACACATTTTATAAACCATTGCCGGCACGTTAACCGTTACCGGCAATAGTCAATAATTTTTTAGTGAGCCATAATTCTCACTGAAACGATCTCCGATTGAGCTGTACGGTTATCACTGTAATAAGCGGTGATCCTATAGTTAGATGTACCAGGATTAACATCATCGTCCGTATGTTTAAAACTACGAACACCACTACCCGGAACACTTGCTACAGGTAACCATACTGAATAGGGATCATTAGGGTCTTCCATTGTTTTTTCAATATCAAATCCGGCAAGATTTGTATTGTCGGCCATCCCCCAGGTAAGTGTAATACCTTTACCCTGGCGATGGGCTCTTAAAAATGCGAATTCCCCTGCAACTACTGCAGATTTTGCTTCTGTGCTAACTTTTTTTTCAGGTGCTTGTATAAAAGCAGATGATAAAATGATAACACCAATAGCCGATAGAATGATTAATTTCTTCATAGAGTACGATTTTTATGAATACTAAAGTAAGCTTGTGGCAATATTCCCGCAACAGGTAAACCACTTGGGTTTGTTTCTGCGGATATCCCGTTTTTGGCGGTAAAAATTCTGGTTTACTCTACGATTAACAGGCCAATTTGCTACAGAAAAGACATAAAAAAGGAGTTGCAAAATTGCAACTCCTTTTAATTAAACGGTTTAAATATTTATAGTTTCTGAATTTTAATTCTTTTATCGATACCAGCGCCTGTGAGTTTTATGTAATAAGAACCCGCTGAAAGATTTTTCATAGGAATGACTAATTGATTATTAGCGCCTTTTTTCACTGAAATCTGGTTATATAATATTATACGTCCTGTATTATCATACAATGACCATTGAACATTTCCATTGTTAACCGCTGTAATAGATAC
This window contains:
- a CDS encoding T9SS type A sorting domain-containing protein; protein product: MIKNLLPVFIFVFISVQTISSQTCSGTGAINFQRWNSISGSAVSNLTSIPAYPNNPSTTGTRTLFEMATNLGNNIGIRMNGYICPPATGNYIFWIASDESGELWLSTGSNPANKIKIAFNTSGTNSRQWTKYPSQKSAAITLTAGQVYYVEALMKESTGNDNLAVGWAKPGQPTSAPSEVVPGTSLMTQLPDTQAPTSPTNLSSSNITTSSFTLAWTASTDNAGVTGYDVYQNGVKINPSNITTTSYNVTGLITNTAYSYYVKAKDAAGNQSANSSTLNVTTLAGDIQPPTIPLDLGAIIVTQNSFRLKWDASSDNVGVTGYDVYRNGVKINGPSVTNTYFDVTGLNAGSVYSMTVIAKDAAANSSLPSIGLSVTTLLNTTGTENFTMRTVIANQRMPHDLVYGPDGNLWYTERFAGKVSFVDPISGLKTTVLTLGPLMVLAGGQDGLMGLALHPEFLLGKPYVYISYTYESTSSTMRKTRIARYTYNTLTQQLQSPVTILENIPGSNDHNSARIAIGPDVKLYYSVGDMGAGQYDNISRVNNAQNVNIYEGKILRLNTEPDGGGSWIPTNNPFGNAVYSFGHRNPQGLVWGNVNGTNILYSDEHGPYSDDEINIIENGRNFGWPNVIGWCDGNYNGRTTGGFTIVNEQANCNALNAKEPLRSLFPVTNPPSSGDNMLWPSVGPSGSDFYGNSTIPGWQNSLLIANLKKGTVSRYKLSNDGQSILSDTIHYFRGLGRFRDVVVSPDGLKIYVACDSSGSTSGPTGNVTTTPNNPGSILEFTYVPSPTQQYDTRLITEDTKDRSIDVYPNPASTYVIVYNYAGADNRMIDIVDLSGRIVNRKRSSARATRIETSSLPNGIYILKVADSKGKSLRTEKIIIQH
- a CDS encoding T9SS type A sorting domain-containing protein produces the protein MKRLLLYASVTLFITSVSIAQITGPVTRANFGIEAELRANYFNGAVTSVGDDWYNNGTAGTGQFIIDTNGAAALVARYSTNPASRMLSFSRLMRQAPYSIVNNRLLLDGIFTRDFHGDDSTVYASGSNKNGDSPVNWTTPVSQGIPDKNDILDVFVHARRAGPNITDSLWMFGGISIENTTGNRYFDFELYQTDFYYDRPALTFRNYGPDAGHTSWTFNPDGSVQRPGDIIFTAEYSSSSLTLVEARIWINKTALAMTPMYFNWGGLFDGASASATYGYASILPKTAGAYYTGLQCGATSWTGPFSLVRTDNSLNTTYITRQFMEFSVNLTKLGLDPAYISTNGCGTPFRRVLVKTRASTSFTAELKDFVAPFRMFDIPMPQIVAEMPIFCGQMGVTDITVLNPLSTSTYNWSTSNGHIIGTTTGPSITVDSTGTYIVAQRLHTQCPVFGYDTVSIALDSFCMVLDKNLTEFSGVLNKKNAVLNWEVLQNEQINSFELEYSLESNNFMSLGSVNPFDQSGNAAYSFNHDVSSVRSPIIYYRLRVTGRDGKVVYSNIVAMRLNNDVKPGLLIFPNPSSEQVWASLITFKGGEAEYSITDMNSKLISRKKIILYAGNNTINLSEFDNCQPGVYLIKMVTAEESYIRKIVISK